In one Platichthys flesus chromosome 3, fPlaFle2.1, whole genome shotgun sequence genomic region, the following are encoded:
- the myl2b gene encoding myosin, light chain 2b, regulatory, cardiac, slow isoform X2, with the protein MAFTIMDQNRDGFIDQNDLRDTFAALGRVNVKQEEIDEMLKEAPGPINFTVFLTMFGEKLKGADPEETILNAFKVFHPEGKGTFKKEYVTQMLTTQADRFSPEEMEQMFAAFPPDVAGNLDYKNLVYVITHGEEKDQE; encoded by the exons ATG GCTTTCACCATCATGGACCAAAACAGAGACGGTTTCATTGACCAGAATGACCTGAGAGACACGTTTGCAGCTCTAG GCCGTGTAAATGTCAAGCAGGAGGAGATTGATGAGATGCTGAAGGAGGCACCAGGGCCGATTAACTTCACTGTCTTCCTCACCATGTTTGGAGAGAAACTAAAAG GTGCCGACCCAGAGGAGACCATTCTGAACGCTTTCAAAGTCTTCCATCCGGAGGGAAAAGGAACGTTTAAGAAAGAATA TGTGACACAGATGCTGACGACGCAGGCAGATAGGTTCTCTCCTGAAGAG ATGGAACAGATGTTTGCAGCTTTCCCTCCAGATGTAGCCGGAAACCTGGACTACAAGAACCTGGTGTATGTCATCACACATGGTGAAGAAAAAGACCAAGAATAG
- the myl2b gene encoding myosin, light chain 2b, regulatory, cardiac, slow isoform X1, whose translation MAPKKAKRRAEGGSSNVFSMFEQAQIQEFKEAFTIMDQNRDGFIDQNDLRDTFAALGRVNVKQEEIDEMLKEAPGPINFTVFLTMFGEKLKGADPEETILNAFKVFHPEGKGTFKKEYVTQMLTTQADRFSPEEMEQMFAAFPPDVAGNLDYKNLVYVITHGEEKDQE comes from the exons ATG GCACCCAAGAAAGCGAAGAGGAGAGCGGAGGGGGGCAGCTCCAACGTCTTCTCCATGTTTGAACAGGCCCAGATCCAGGAGTTCAAAGAA GCTTTCACCATCATGGACCAAAACAGAGACGGTTTCATTGACCAGAATGACCTGAGAGACACGTTTGCAGCTCTAG GCCGTGTAAATGTCAAGCAGGAGGAGATTGATGAGATGCTGAAGGAGGCACCAGGGCCGATTAACTTCACTGTCTTCCTCACCATGTTTGGAGAGAAACTAAAAG GTGCCGACCCAGAGGAGACCATTCTGAACGCTTTCAAAGTCTTCCATCCGGAGGGAAAAGGAACGTTTAAGAAAGAATA TGTGACACAGATGCTGACGACGCAGGCAGATAGGTTCTCTCCTGAAGAG ATGGAACAGATGTTTGCAGCTTTCCCTCCAGATGTAGCCGGAAACCTGGACTACAAGAACCTGGTGTATGTCATCACACATGGTGAAGAAAAAGACCAAGAATAG
- the ppp1cc gene encoding serine/threonine-protein phosphatase PP1-gamma catalytic subunit A, whose amino-acid sequence MADVDKLNIDSIIQRLLEVRGAKPGKNVQLQENEIRGLCLKSREIFLSQPILLELEAPLKICGDIHGQYYDLLRLFEYGGFPPESNYLFLGDYVDRGKQSLETICLLLAYKIKYPENFFLLRGNHECASINRIYGFYDECKRRYNIKLWKTFTDCFNCLPISAIVDEKIFCCHGGLSPDLQSMEQIRRIMRPTDVPDQGLLCDLLWSDPDKDVLGWGENDRGVSFTFGSEVVAKFLHKHDLDLICRAHQVVEDGYEFFAKRQLVTLFSAPNYCGEFDNAGAMMSVDETLMCSFQILKPAEKKKPNGSRPVTPPRNMVTKQAKK is encoded by the exons ATGGCTGATGTTGACAAGCTGAACATAGACAGTATCATCCAGCGGCTTTTAGAAG TTCGAGGAGCAAAGCCTGGCAAGAATGTGCAGCTCCAGGAGAACGAGATCCGCGGATTGTGCCTCAAGTCTAGGGAGATCTTCCTCAGTCAGCCCATTCTTCTGGAGCTTGAGGCCCCGCTCAAGATCTGTG GTGACATCCACGGGCAATACTATGATCTGCTGAGGCTGTTTGAGTATGGAGGCTTCCCTCCAGAGAGCAACTACCTGTTCTTGGGCGACTACGTGGACAGGGGGAAGCAGTCTCTGGAAACCATCTGTCTTCTGCTGGCCTACAAAATTAAATACCCTGAGAACTTCTTCCTGCTGAGGGGAAACCATGAGTGTGCTTCAATCAACAGAATATATGGTTTCTATGACGAGT GTAAAAGAAGGTACAACATCAAACTCTGGAAGACCTTCACAGATTGTTTTAACTGCCTCCCTATCTCCGCCATTGTTGATGAGAAGATCTTTTGCTGCCACGGGG GACTGTCACCTGACCTTCAGTCCATGGAGCAGATCAGACGCATCATGCGCCCCACTGATGTGCCTGACCAGGGTCTGCTTTGCGATCTGCTCTGGTCTGATCCAGACAAGGATGTTTTGGGCTGGGGGGAGAATGACAGAGGTGTATCTTTTACCTTTGGCTCAGAGGTGGTGGCCAAGTTTCTGCATAAACATGATCTTGATCTGATCTGTCGTGCCCATCAG GTCGTTGAGGATGGCTACGAATTTTTTGCAAAGAGGCAGCTTGTCACTTTGTTCTCAGCCCCCAACTATTGTGGGGAGTTTGACAATGCTGGTGCTATGATGAGCGTGGATGAGACTCTCATGTGCTCTTTCCAG ATTCTGAAACCAGCTGAGAAGAAGAAGCCCAACGGCAGCCGTCCCGTGACTCCACCTCGCAACATGGTCACCAAGCAAGCCAAGAAATGA